A portion of the Pedobacter cryoconitis genome contains these proteins:
- a CDS encoding AraC family transcriptional regulator, whose product MQHQEFEPPEELKDTIKCFWHNKKDFGELESSFEVLPDGYAEIIFYFGTISSISYDEGLQPLPSPFIMGLLNQPVPFYTKNRLEIIGIRCFPWTVFDLLGLPSGKDGLRIIEHPIAQLQPLLNKWIRAERIDQVLAVVKQYFLEARSRISADSMLSKAGIAMREASGTMPVSQVAAAAHATVRTLERNFKQSSGYTVKDVSGLIRFEQVRNQLWHYPDSNIAGLAHELGYTDQSHLSKEFKRYSGSTPAAFARKAKQGKQFTSSDFVAFLQV is encoded by the coding sequence ATGCAGCATCAAGAATTTGAACCTCCTGAGGAACTAAAGGATACTATAAAGTGCTTTTGGCATAATAAAAAAGACTTCGGAGAGCTGGAATCGAGCTTTGAAGTATTGCCTGATGGCTATGCTGAAATTATTTTTTATTTCGGAACCATTTCAAGCATCTCTTATGATGAAGGCTTGCAGCCATTGCCATCACCTTTCATCATGGGGCTGCTTAATCAGCCTGTCCCTTTTTACACTAAAAACCGTTTAGAAATCATTGGGATCAGGTGTTTTCCCTGGACGGTATTTGATTTACTCGGATTGCCATCTGGTAAAGACGGCTTGCGTATAATTGAACACCCTATTGCCCAGCTTCAGCCGCTATTGAATAAGTGGATTCGTGCTGAAAGAATAGATCAAGTACTGGCTGTGGTCAAACAGTATTTCCTGGAGGCAAGGTCACGGATCTCAGCCGATAGTATGCTATCTAAAGCGGGAATTGCGATGAGAGAAGCAAGTGGTACCATGCCGGTAAGCCAAGTAGCCGCAGCTGCTCATGCGACCGTGCGCACGCTAGAAAGGAATTTTAAGCAATCTTCTGGCTATACGGTTAAAGATGTGTCTGGTCTGATACGCTTTGAGCAGGTACGAAACCAGCTATGGCATTATCCGGATTCCAATATTGCAGGCTTAGCGCATGAACTGGGTTATACGGATCAATCTCACCTAAGCAAGGAATTCAAGCGTTATAGTGGTTCTACACCAGCAGCATTCGCACGCAAAGCAAAACAAGGCAAACAATTTACAAGCAGCGATTTTGTCGCATTTTTACAAGTCTGA
- a CDS encoding serine hydrolase domain-containing protein, with protein sequence MKKWKQLIIGSTLLCVCTQLVHGQSKFDTLTTSLAQIVKKESLTGMSVVLVNSKKIVYEHNFGYADVAKKTKYSAQTIQVIGSVSKTFLAIALMKAVELGYFNLETKINEILPFKVINPGYPTAGITVRELSNHSSSILDNPAIFPDTYQFDEEFAAYDIPAYKVLQDMGYRKKVSSTSLKAFLQDYLSGNGKYYNTNNFADSEPGSSSHYSNIGSALAAYLIEIKSGMTYADFTKKYILKPLKMENSSWFLNAQKLNQYARHYYDLEQSFPFYECLTYPDGGLRTNTIDLSKYLIALINGYHGNQSLLSKKSYQTMFTPQFSKDNPPKGISLANRNKGIFWNLYNNGTIGHDGDDPGVSSFLFFNPATNQGGVFLCDRYLADKSEIIALLVKYTNDI encoded by the coding sequence ATGAAAAAATGGAAACAGTTAATTATTGGAAGCACGTTACTTTGCGTTTGTACACAGCTTGTTCATGGGCAGTCCAAATTTGACACGCTTACTACATCACTGGCACAAATAGTTAAAAAAGAAAGTTTAACCGGTATGTCTGTAGTATTGGTTAATTCAAAGAAAATCGTGTACGAGCACAACTTTGGCTATGCTGATGTAGCAAAAAAGACCAAATATTCAGCGCAAACTATACAGGTTATTGGTTCTGTGAGTAAAACTTTTCTTGCAATTGCCTTAATGAAAGCAGTGGAGTTAGGCTATTTCAACTTAGAAACCAAGATCAACGAGATACTCCCTTTCAAAGTAATCAACCCCGGTTATCCAACGGCCGGTATTACGGTAAGAGAATTGAGTAACCATAGCTCCAGTATTCTTGATAATCCTGCAATTTTCCCCGACACCTACCAATTTGATGAAGAATTTGCGGCATATGATATTCCGGCATACAAAGTATTGCAAGATATGGGCTATCGTAAAAAGGTTAGCAGCACTTCACTCAAAGCGTTCTTACAAGACTACCTTTCGGGCAATGGAAAATATTATAATACGAATAATTTTGCTGATAGCGAGCCGGGCAGTTCATCTCATTACAGCAATATTGGATCTGCGCTCGCAGCCTATCTGATTGAGATAAAATCAGGAATGACTTATGCTGATTTTACAAAAAAATATATTTTAAAGCCACTTAAGATGGAGAATTCCAGTTGGTTTTTAAATGCTCAAAAGTTAAATCAATACGCCAGACATTATTATGATCTTGAGCAATCCTTTCCATTTTATGAATGCCTCACTTATCCTGACGGTGGGCTCAGAACCAACACAATTGATCTGAGCAAATATCTGATAGCCCTGATTAATGGTTATCATGGTAACCAAAGTCTTTTAAGCAAAAAGTCTTACCAAACGATGTTCACACCGCAATTTTCAAAAGACAATCCGCCCAAGGGTATTAGTTTAGCTAATCGGAATAAAGGTATATTCTGGAACCTTTATAACAATGGCACTATTGGCCATGACGGCGATGATCCCGGAGTGAGTTCTTTTCTTTTTTTTAACCCTGCGACAAATCAGGGAGGCGTATTTTTGTGTGACCGGTATTTAGCTGATAAATCAGAAATCATCGCTTTACTTGTAAAGTATACTAATGATATTTAA
- a CDS encoding glycoside hydrolase family 97 protein, with the protein MKKLILIACLCGCLTIAKAQQLKSPDGKLTMTFALEDGGKPRYSLVYKNKDVIKPSKLGLELKDDKKSLLSDFTVTDTKTSSFDENWKPVWGEVKTIRNHYNELAVTLTQKETNRIMIIRFRMFNEGLGFRYEFPAQKNLTYFIVKEEKTQFAMAGDHTAFWIAGDYDTQEYDYTTSKLSEIRSLAAKNRKENLSQTSFSPTGVQTSLMMKTSNGLYINLHEAALINYACMHLNLDDKNMIFESWLTPDVKGDKGYMQAPANSPWRTVMVSDDARDILASKMTYNLNDPGKIEDTSWIKPIKYVGVWWEMITGKSTWAYTDEYPSVQLGITDYSKARPNGKHGANTTNVKKYIDFAAKNGFGGVLVEGWNEGWEDWYGHSKDYVFDFVTPYPDFNVSEIRDYAKSKGIKMIMHHETSGSVRNYERHIDTAYKFMKANGYDAVKSGYVGNILPRGENHYSQWLINHYQYALEKAAEYKIMVNAHEAVRPTGIARTYPNLIGNESARGTEYQAFGGSKPNHVTVLPFTRLIGGPMDYTPGIFEMDISKLNPANHSHVNSTIANQLALYLTMYSPLQMAADLPENYERFPDAFQFIKDVAVDWDDSQYLEAEPGQYITVARMAKGTGQWFAGSVNGDNSRISNISFSFLAPGRTYEATIYADAKDAHYKTNPQAYTVRKVLVTNKSKLAQLCAPGGGYAISFKIANQATVKGLKKL; encoded by the coding sequence ATGAAGAAGCTAATTTTAATAGCGTGTTTATGTGGCTGCTTAACTATTGCCAAAGCCCAGCAACTCAAATCTCCGGATGGAAAACTGACCATGACTTTTGCATTGGAAGACGGTGGTAAACCGCGTTACAGCCTGGTCTATAAAAATAAAGATGTAATTAAGCCAAGTAAGCTCGGACTGGAGCTTAAAGATGATAAAAAATCTTTACTATCAGACTTTACTGTAACTGATACTAAAACTTCCTCTTTTGATGAAAATTGGAAACCAGTTTGGGGTGAGGTAAAAACTATCCGTAACCACTATAATGAATTAGCTGTTACCTTGACTCAGAAAGAAACAAACAGGATAATGATTATCCGTTTCAGAATGTTTAACGAAGGTTTAGGATTTCGTTACGAATTCCCGGCACAGAAAAATCTGACATATTTTATAGTCAAAGAAGAAAAAACACAATTTGCAATGGCAGGAGATCATACTGCATTCTGGATAGCTGGAGATTATGATACGCAAGAATATGATTATACGACTTCAAAACTTTCTGAAATAAGAAGCCTGGCTGCAAAAAACAGAAAAGAAAATCTTTCTCAGACTTCCTTTTCTCCAACTGGTGTGCAGACTTCTTTAATGATGAAAACCAGTAATGGATTATATATAAATTTGCATGAAGCTGCGCTGATTAATTATGCTTGTATGCACCTGAATCTGGATGATAAAAACATGATTTTTGAATCATGGCTTACACCAGACGTAAAAGGAGATAAGGGATATATGCAGGCGCCAGCTAATTCGCCATGGCGTACCGTTATGGTCAGTGATGATGCTCGTGATATTCTGGCTTCAAAAATGACGTATAACCTGAATGATCCGGGTAAGATAGAGGATACGTCATGGATTAAACCAATCAAATACGTTGGTGTATGGTGGGAAATGATTACCGGAAAGTCTACCTGGGCTTATACCGATGAGTACCCGTCAGTACAGCTAGGTATTACTGATTATTCAAAAGCCAGACCAAATGGCAAACATGGTGCAAACACTACTAATGTCAAAAAATATATTGATTTTGCTGCTAAAAATGGTTTTGGTGGTGTCCTGGTTGAAGGCTGGAATGAAGGCTGGGAAGACTGGTATGGCCACTCAAAGGATTATGTATTTGACTTTGTTACCCCTTATCCAGATTTTAATGTGTCTGAAATCAGAGACTACGCCAAGTCTAAAGGTATAAAAATGATTATGCATCATGAAACCTCAGGTTCAGTACGTAACTATGAACGTCATATTGATACAGCTTATAAATTTATGAAAGCTAATGGTTATGATGCAGTTAAAAGCGGTTATGTAGGCAATATTCTGCCAAGAGGCGAAAATCATTATAGCCAGTGGCTAATAAACCATTATCAGTATGCATTGGAAAAAGCTGCAGAATATAAGATAATGGTCAATGCGCACGAAGCAGTCCGCCCAACAGGTATTGCACGTACTTATCCTAACCTGATTGGTAATGAGTCTGCAAGAGGTACAGAATATCAAGCTTTTGGTGGATCTAAACCAAATCATGTTACTGTACTTCCATTTACACGTTTGATCGGTGGACCAATGGATTATACACCTGGAATTTTTGAAATGGATATCAGCAAGCTCAACCCAGCTAATCATTCTCATGTAAATAGTACGATTGCTAATCAGCTTGCACTTTATTTAACCATGTACAGTCCGTTGCAGATGGCAGCCGATTTACCTGAGAATTATGAAAGATTTCCTGACGCTTTTCAATTTATTAAAGACGTAGCAGTGGATTGGGATGATAGTCAATATCTGGAAGCAGAACCTGGCCAGTATATAACTGTTGCGCGTATGGCAAAGGGGACCGGACAGTGGTTTGCAGGAAGTGTAAATGGTGATAATTCACGTATATCCAACATCTCTTTCAGCTTCCTGGCACCTGGTAGAACTTATGAGGCTACTATTTATGCTGATGCAAAGGATGCACATTATAAAACTAATCCCCAGGCTTATACTGTCCGTAAGGTATTGGTAACTAATAAATCAAAACTAGCTCAGCTTTGTGCTCCGGGTGGTGGTTATGCGATCAGCTTTAAAATAGCTAACCAGGCAACTGTTAAAGGATTGAAAAAACTATAG
- a CDS encoding FAD-dependent monooxygenase, translating to MKTIIENDQSAQNNSIHDVVISGAGPVGLFLACELAMAKCSVLILEKAAHPDSPLKQLPFGIRGLSVPTIEALYRRDLLKELELHKRVKNPHKTSTPVQGTPRQAGHFAGIPFFEDNIDTSQWKYRLSSSTDTSLISEMEELEKVLNRRAASLGVEIRHGLAITGFHQTVDGVTVQSGDQSFQSKWLVGCDGSRSAVRKAGGFEFTGTEPEFTGYTTQLDIADPEKLSPGRNVTSTGMYMQSQPGYVLIQDFDAGAFHNSGKPITLEHLQEVLRRVSNTDVTIKTLHLATTWTDRARQATNYRNGRVFLAGDAAHIHSPLGGQGLNLGLGDAMNLGWKLAAAIQNRAPKGLLDSYQTERHPIGVQVLDWSRAQVAIMKPDPAARALHAIVRNLIATRDGATYFAGRVWGINTHYMLSSDHPLTGHSVPNFEFKDNTTIGEFMRDGLGILLDFEENASLKTLAKEYTNQIKYISGSVKEQLALSAVLIRPDGIIAWATDKSQEDYSDLQEAAARWFIADPVIMS from the coding sequence ATGAAAACTATAATTGAAAACGATCAATCAGCTCAAAATAATTCTATACACGATGTAGTCATTTCCGGCGCAGGTCCGGTAGGTCTGTTTCTCGCCTGTGAGTTGGCAATGGCCAAATGTTCAGTCCTGATACTAGAAAAGGCAGCGCATCCGGACTCCCCTTTAAAACAGCTTCCTTTCGGGATCCGCGGACTCTCGGTACCTACTATTGAAGCGCTTTACCGCCGTGATTTACTAAAAGAACTGGAATTGCATAAACGCGTTAAAAATCCGCATAAAACTTCAACTCCTGTACAAGGGACACCTCGTCAGGCAGGACACTTTGCTGGCATTCCATTTTTTGAAGATAATATTGATACTTCACAGTGGAAATATCGCCTGTCAAGCTCCACCGACACCAGTTTAATTTCCGAAATGGAAGAACTTGAAAAGGTCCTCAATCGCCGCGCAGCATCGCTGGGTGTAGAGATCAGGCACGGGCTTGCCATTACTGGCTTTCATCAAACTGTAGATGGGGTAACTGTTCAGTCAGGTGACCAATCTTTTCAAAGCAAATGGCTGGTAGGTTGCGATGGAAGCCGTAGTGCTGTTCGTAAAGCGGGAGGTTTTGAATTTACTGGTACAGAGCCGGAATTTACCGGCTACACTACTCAACTTGACATTGCCGACCCGGAGAAGCTTAGTCCTGGACGAAATGTAACATCAACAGGGATGTACATGCAATCCCAGCCAGGTTATGTATTAATCCAGGATTTTGATGCCGGTGCTTTTCATAATTCAGGAAAGCCAATTACGCTGGAACACTTACAAGAAGTACTCCGCCGTGTTTCGAATACTGATGTTACTATCAAGACCTTGCACCTTGCAACCACCTGGACTGACCGGGCAAGACAAGCTACGAATTACCGCAACGGAAGGGTATTTTTAGCTGGTGATGCCGCACATATTCACTCACCACTGGGTGGCCAGGGGCTTAACCTTGGTTTAGGAGATGCGATGAACCTGGGCTGGAAGCTTGCTGCAGCCATCCAGAACAGAGCTCCTAAAGGTTTGCTGGATAGTTACCAAACCGAACGCCATCCAATTGGAGTACAGGTACTGGATTGGTCCCGCGCTCAGGTTGCCATCATGAAACCAGACCCAGCTGCCCGTGCACTGCATGCTATTGTACGGAACCTTATAGCTACAAGAGATGGTGCTACTTATTTTGCAGGTCGGGTATGGGGTATTAATACGCATTATATGCTAAGTAGTGACCATCCGTTAACTGGCCATAGCGTTCCTAACTTCGAATTCAAAGACAATACAACAATTGGTGAGTTCATGCGCGATGGACTTGGGATACTGCTGGATTTTGAGGAGAACGCTTCACTTAAAACTTTAGCAAAAGAATATACCAACCAGATCAAATATATTTCAGGCAGTGTAAAAGAGCAGTTAGCACTAAGTGCTGTACTCATACGGCCTGATGGGATTATAGCCTGGGCTACTGATAAAAGCCAAGAAGACTACAGTGATCTCCAAGAGGCTGCCGCTCGCTGGTTTATTGCTGATCCGGTAATCATGTCTTAA
- a CDS encoding DUF808 domain-containing protein translates to MASGIFAILDDIAALMDDVAVTAKIAARKTAGILGDDLAVNAEKATGFLASRELPVLWKITKGSLVNKLIIVPIALLLNAFFPVAIKIILVLGGFYLAYEGVEKIIEYFFHRSKAGHEVAATTKQDDSDPEKAKIRSAVTTDFILSVEIVIIALGTVLQENITVQILTVSIVALLATIGVYGIVALIVRMDDVGYKLIKSSNEKGFIASLGLLLVKSLPMIIRILAVVGTIALILVSGGIFVHNIEYIHHLLPSIAPIIKEFVIGLLAGIVAVAIITGSKKVVSLFKN, encoded by the coding sequence ATGGCTTCAGGTATTTTTGCAATTTTAGATGATATTGCTGCTTTAATGGACGATGTTGCAGTCACAGCTAAAATAGCGGCTAGAAAAACTGCTGGTATTTTGGGTGATGATTTAGCTGTGAACGCAGAAAAAGCTACAGGCTTTCTAGCTTCCCGTGAATTACCTGTTCTTTGGAAAATCACTAAAGGATCATTAGTTAACAAGCTTATAATTGTTCCTATCGCGCTATTGCTAAATGCATTTTTTCCGGTTGCGATTAAAATTATCCTGGTTTTAGGAGGATTTTATCTGGCCTATGAGGGAGTTGAAAAAATCATCGAATACTTTTTTCATCGCTCGAAAGCAGGCCATGAAGTAGCAGCTACAACTAAACAAGACGATAGTGATCCTGAAAAGGCAAAAATCAGATCTGCGGTAACAACCGATTTCATCCTATCTGTAGAGATTGTAATTATTGCATTGGGGACTGTTTTACAAGAAAATATAACAGTACAGATTCTAACAGTTTCAATTGTCGCGTTGTTGGCAACAATTGGTGTATATGGTATAGTTGCGCTTATTGTAAGAATGGATGATGTTGGCTACAAACTAATCAAGAGTTCCAATGAAAAAGGGTTCATTGCAAGTTTGGGACTTTTGCTGGTTAAATCTCTTCCTATGATAATCAGGATTCTGGCTGTAGTTGGAACAATTGCTTTGATCTTGGTTTCTGGTGGCATTTTCGTTCATAATATTGAATATATACACCATTTACTTCCTTCAATAGCACCGATAATTAAAGAGTTTGTTATTGGTTTACTTGCAGGAATAGTTGCGGTTGCAATTATTACAGGCAGTAAAAAAGTAGTTTCACTATTCAAAAACTAA
- a CDS encoding S9 family peptidase — protein sequence MKFKYVVPAALLIFINIYAYAQGKLVDYHNAEALNGLMQKKTYYTPENIQWLAELQKFFYSRRTPQGLEFLVVDTKEQHKSPAFDREKFAAALSEVSKDKISATDLPITRLLMSSNGKELHFTYQRASWICELNTYTCKQNIDVPQHTDSGRTKSPDQKWIGYIKKFNLYISPAADQTKEYQLSTDGSEGNSYSPYMAWSPDSKKIAAYKVNTAKQRLTYLIESSPADQLQPKLRQRAYPKPGDTLDQYIPCLFLVDTKKQIPVNNSAINEQFSLTEPVWRNDSRAFTYEYNKRGHQKYMVMEVNTSGETRALIHEQSNTFFNYSRKKYRYDLADGKEIIWASERDGWNQLYLFDGNGKLKNQITKGNWVVRRVIKVNEKERNIIFEGSGMEKGQDPYFIQYYQINLDGTGLKKLTWENGNHSATFNEDYSIFIDVYSRIDEPATTVLRAVKTGKVIKELEKADISALLKTGWRFPESFSAKGRDGETAIWGMIIRPRNFDPAKKYPVIEYIYAGPHDSFVPKNFAADNILGLHELAELGFIVVQCDGMGTSNRSKKFHDVCWQNLKDGGFPDRIAFIKAAAKQYPYIDASRVGIFGSSAGGQSSMGALLFHPEFYKVAVSSSGCHDNRMDKLWWNEQWMGYPVGPQYAESSNVEHAANLQGKLLLILGELDENVDPSSTMQVVNKLIKANKNFDFLLVPGMGHSLGGDYGEHKRRDFFVKHLLGVEPPEWNWIPNITVPKS from the coding sequence ATGAAATTTAAGTATGTAGTACCAGCGGCACTTTTAATTTTTATAAATATTTATGCTTATGCCCAGGGTAAATTAGTTGATTATCATAATGCAGAAGCTCTGAACGGGCTCATGCAAAAAAAGACATATTACACTCCTGAAAACATTCAGTGGTTAGCTGAGTTACAAAAATTCTTTTATTCCAGGAGAACACCACAAGGACTCGAATTCCTGGTCGTTGATACAAAAGAACAACATAAAAGTCCGGCTTTTGATCGGGAAAAGTTTGCTGCAGCCCTTTCTGAAGTATCAAAAGATAAAATTAGTGCAACCGACCTGCCAATAACAAGGCTTCTCATGAGCAGTAACGGAAAAGAACTTCACTTCACTTATCAAAGAGCTTCCTGGATTTGTGAACTCAATACCTATACTTGTAAACAAAATATTGATGTCCCACAACATACCGATTCCGGCAGGACCAAATCTCCCGATCAAAAGTGGATCGGCTACATTAAAAAATTCAATCTCTATATTAGTCCGGCGGCCGATCAAACAAAGGAATATCAGCTAAGTACAGATGGATCAGAAGGAAACTCTTATTCACCATATATGGCCTGGTCCCCTGATTCAAAAAAGATTGCGGCCTACAAAGTAAATACAGCTAAACAAAGGTTAACCTACCTCATTGAATCTTCGCCGGCAGATCAATTGCAGCCGAAATTACGGCAAAGAGCCTATCCAAAACCGGGAGATACACTTGATCAGTATATACCTTGTTTATTTCTTGTTGACACTAAGAAGCAGATCCCAGTCAATAATTCTGCTATCAATGAACAGTTTAGCTTAACCGAACCTGTATGGCGCAATGACAGCCGGGCTTTCACTTATGAATACAATAAAAGAGGACATCAAAAATATATGGTGATGGAAGTCAATACTTCAGGAGAAACAAGGGCGCTTATCCACGAGCAGAGCAATACGTTTTTCAACTATAGCCGTAAAAAATACAGGTACGATCTGGCTGATGGTAAAGAGATTATTTGGGCATCTGAAAGAGACGGATGGAATCAGCTCTACTTATTTGATGGAAACGGGAAATTGAAAAACCAGATTACCAAAGGTAATTGGGTGGTGAGAAGGGTAATTAAGGTCAATGAAAAAGAACGGAATATAATCTTCGAGGGAAGCGGAATGGAAAAAGGCCAGGATCCCTATTTTATTCAGTACTATCAAATCAATCTGGACGGTACAGGCTTAAAGAAGCTGACCTGGGAGAATGGGAATCATTCTGCTACTTTTAATGAAGACTATTCTATATTTATTGATGTTTATTCGAGAATTGATGAGCCTGCCACTACAGTATTGAGAGCTGTTAAAACAGGAAAAGTAATCAAGGAATTAGAGAAGGCCGATATCAGTGCACTCTTAAAAACAGGATGGAGATTTCCGGAATCTTTTAGCGCAAAAGGACGGGATGGCGAAACAGCTATCTGGGGGATGATCATCAGACCACGAAATTTCGATCCTGCTAAAAAATATCCTGTTATAGAATATATTTATGCTGGTCCCCATGATTCTTTTGTACCTAAGAATTTTGCTGCCGATAATATACTTGGACTGCATGAGCTGGCAGAACTTGGATTTATTGTAGTGCAGTGTGATGGAATGGGGACTTCTAATCGTTCCAAAAAATTTCATGACGTGTGCTGGCAAAATCTAAAAGATGGAGGCTTTCCCGATCGTATTGCTTTTATCAAGGCTGCCGCAAAACAATATCCTTATATAGATGCCAGCAGAGTAGGAATCTTTGGTAGTTCTGCAGGCGGGCAAAGTTCTATGGGGGCACTGCTTTTTCATCCTGAATTTTATAAAGTTGCCGTGTCCTCCTCAGGCTGTCACGACAACCGGATGGATAAACTTTGGTGGAATGAGCAATGGATGGGGTATCCGGTAGGACCCCAATATGCCGAATCCTCAAATGTTGAACATGCAGCCAATCTTCAGGGAAAGCTGTTATTAATTCTGGGAGAGCTTGATGAAAATGTTGATCCATCCTCCACTATGCAGGTGGTCAATAAACTAATCAAGGCTAATAAGAACTTCGATTTCTTGCTAGTTCCAGGAATGGGACATTCTTTAGGTGGTGATTATGGCGAGCATAAGCGACGCGATTTCTTTGTAAAACACTTACTGGGAGTAGAGCCACCAGAATGGAATTGGATTCCAAATATTACGGTTCCCAAATCATAA
- a CDS encoding DinB family protein, with amino-acid sequence MELLTEELRKLLISGGAHVSIKDATADIPFALLGEKPYGLPYSIWQLVEHIRIAQWDMLEFSKDGNHKSPKWPDEYWPKENSPADKNTWDKTLKQIADDLNEFIELVEQCDLYEPIPHGNGQSILREALQIADHTAYHTAEIIVIRRLLGAWR; translated from the coding sequence ATGGAACTCTTAACTGAAGAACTTAGAAAACTATTAATCAGCGGCGGTGCCCATGTGAGTATAAAAGATGCTACAGCAGATATTCCTTTTGCACTGCTTGGCGAAAAGCCTTACGGTTTACCTTATAGTATCTGGCAGCTTGTTGAACACATCAGAATTGCTCAATGGGATATGCTGGAATTTAGTAAAGATGGCAATCATAAATCGCCAAAATGGCCCGATGAATATTGGCCAAAAGAAAATTCTCCCGCAGATAAAAATACCTGGGATAAAACTTTGAAACAAATTGCCGATGACTTAAATGAATTTATTGAATTGGTGGAACAGTGTGATCTATATGAACCCATTCCACATGGAAATGGACAAAGCATTCTGCGTGAAGCACTTCAAATTGCCGATCATACAGCTTATCATACTGCTGAAATTATAGTTATCAGGCGTTTACTAGGGGCATGGAGATAA
- a CDS encoding PQQ-dependent sugar dehydrogenase, with protein sequence MMQSSYKRIPALCAVLLPVLFVCNSSFAQAVKSKPAGSLLPPVETQPANSKYKPAFTGQTRIAGVKTKTPFTVSLLNKTLAHPWGICLLPDGRFLISEKMGTMSIVTTAGKVVKKITGLPAVVPDGQGGLLDVNIDPQFSTNKMVYWAYAEQAEGGSLLAIAKGKLAADESKIENTEVIYRATPVYKGSLQFGSRIVFDKNGNLFVSTGERSGADIRMQAQSLNAAIGKIIHITKNGKAVPGGPFAKTPNARPEIYAYGLRNPEGLAINPATGELWESEFGPRGGDEINIIRPGKNYGWPVVTYGIEYSGEKVGAGIQQKAGIQQPVYYWDPVVSPAGIAFYNSNVIPEWKGNLFVGGLSSMHIARLVIKNNKIVGEERLLKSEGERFRAVAVGKDGALYAITDSGRFYRVAKK encoded by the coding sequence ATGATGCAATCTTCTTATAAAAGAATTCCTGCTCTTTGTGCTGTTCTGCTGCCAGTCCTGTTTGTTTGTAATAGCAGTTTTGCACAAGCCGTAAAAAGCAAACCTGCAGGTAGTCTGCTTCCGCCTGTAGAAACACAGCCGGCCAATTCAAAATACAAACCTGCTTTTACCGGACAGACGCGAATTGCTGGTGTAAAGACCAAAACACCTTTTACTGTATCGTTATTAAATAAGACATTAGCGCATCCCTGGGGAATCTGTCTATTACCTGATGGACGCTTTTTAATCTCTGAAAAAATGGGGACAATGTCCATTGTCACAACCGCCGGGAAAGTAGTAAAGAAAATAACTGGTTTACCTGCTGTAGTACCTGATGGACAAGGAGGTTTACTTGATGTAAATATTGATCCACAGTTTTCTACCAATAAAATGGTTTACTGGGCTTATGCAGAGCAAGCTGAGGGAGGTAGTTTATTGGCTATTGCCAAAGGAAAATTAGCAGCAGATGAAAGTAAAATAGAAAATACAGAGGTGATATATCGTGCTACACCAGTCTATAAAGGAAGTCTTCAATTCGGCTCCCGTATCGTATTTGATAAAAACGGTAACTTGTTTGTAAGTACTGGTGAGCGTTCAGGAGCTGATATCCGAATGCAGGCGCAGTCGCTGAATGCAGCTATTGGAAAGATCATTCATATTACAAAAAATGGAAAAGCTGTTCCAGGCGGGCCCTTTGCTAAAACACCCAATGCAAGACCTGAAATTTATGCGTATGGTCTTCGTAACCCTGAAGGTTTAGCAATAAATCCTGCAACAGGTGAATTATGGGAGTCAGAATTCGGACCAAGAGGTGGTGATGAAATCAACATTATTCGTCCTGGAAAAAATTACGGATGGCCTGTAGTCACCTATGGTATCGAGTATAGTGGTGAAAAAGTGGGGGCCGGTATTCAGCAGAAAGCAGGTATTCAGCAACCTGTTTATTATTGGGATCCTGTGGTTTCGCCAGCAGGAATTGCTTTTTACAATAGCAATGTGATTCCTGAATGGAAAGGTAATCTGTTTGTAGGCGGTCTGAGTAGTATGCATATTGCCAGATTAGTAATTAAAAACAATAAAATAGTTGGTGAAGAGCGGTTATTGAAAAGTGAAGGAGAACGTTTTAGGGCAGTTGCTGTGGGCAAGGATGGTGCGTTATATGCCATCACTGATAGTGGTAGATTTTACAGAGTCGCAAAAAAATAA